Below is a genomic region from Billgrantia tianxiuensis.
GCCGAGGCAATGCCAGTGGTGGTGGCGTGCGCCGTTCCAGCAAGGCCAGAGGCGTGGGGGCGACAAAGGCCACTGCCTCACTCGGTGCGGACGGCACGAGCGGGTCACTACGGCGCGGCAGACCCGCCACACCCAGCGCTGCGGAAACGGCCGCTCGATTCAGCTGTCCGGGGGTCGGACGCGGCTCGGCTACCGCAGGCAACATTTGAGCCATTTCGCTGGGCAGCGGCACGGCGAAGGGCACGCGCGCGGTAGGTGGCGCGGCCTCACTGTCAGAGCGCCCGAAGCTGGAAAGCGTAAAGATGAGTACCATGAGAGCGACCAGCAGGGTCATGATATCCAGGTAGCCGATCATCCAGGTGCTGGCCTGTTCCTGATCGTGATGGGTCGGCATCAGCGACTCATGGCGCATGGGGCCACGATGATCGCCACTGCTGGCGTGAAGAGGGCTCATCGAAACGGCTGCTGGTCCGGACAAACACCTAGCCTAATGGATCGCGCCCCTGGGTGAAGCCAAGAAAAGCGTTAGACAAAGCTGGCTCTTCGGCGCCAGGCCACGGCGTTCAGGCGTCCTGCGGCGTGACATCGCTCCGGGAGTCCAGATAGCGACTGGCGAAGACATCAGCCGGTACCGGCTGGCCGGTCAGGTATCCCTGGATCAGCTCAACGCCATGGCGAGCCAGTATCTCGCGCTGAGCCTCGGTCTCGACGCCAACGGCAGCAAGGCGCAACTCCATTTCACGAGCCATTCCCGCTACCGCGGCCACGATGGCCGCGCTGCCCCGCTGGCCGCTGTCCAGGCGCTGCACGAAACGCCGGTCGATCTTGAGCATGCTGACGGGCAGTTCCTGGAGATAGCCGAGAGAGGCATAGCCAGTACCGAAGTCATTGATCGCGACCAAACCGCCCAGACGCCGCAACCGCTTGAGCACCACGGCTGCCTGATGGGGCTTGTCGAGCAGGGTGCGCTCGCTGATCTCGAAGCCCAGCAGGCCCGGCTGCAGTTTGTGCTCTTTCAGCTTGGTGGCCACGCGCACCGGTAGGTCATGCTGCCAGAACTGGCGTGCAGAGAGGTTGATGCTGATGGGTACCGGCCCGGCCCCTACGGCACCCCAGGCCGCAAGTTGCCCGCAGATCTGCTCGAGGATGAATTCATCCAGCTGTGGCAGCAGGCCCGCACGCTCGGCCAACGTCACGACATCGGCCGGCGGCACGCTGCCCAGCAGAGGGTGATGCCAGCGAAGCAGCGCCTCGGCGCCATACAGCCGCTCACCTTCACGTTCGAAGACGGGCTGATAGTGCAGCTGCAAACCTTCACCACTGATGAAAGCATCACGCAAGGCGGTTTCCAGCGCCCGCTGACGGTCCTCCTGAAGGTTCATTTCGTTGCGATAGAGACGATAGCCGTTGCGCCCTTCCTGCTTCGCGCGATACATGGCGACATCGGCATTGTGTACCAGCGACTCCGCCGTCGAGGCATCGTCCGGATAGAGGCTGATGCCCAGACTACAGCCGAGGCGGAACTCCTGCCCCTCGATCACGCAGGGTTCGCGAACGGCCTCCACCAGCCGTCGAGCGATCCGGGTGATCTCGTCGACCTCCTCCAGGTCGGGAAGCAGTACGAGAAACTCATCGCCGCCCAGGCGGGCGAGAGTATCGTCCTCACGCAGGCGCAGCTGCAGCCTCTCGGCCATCATCACCAGCAGTTCGTCGCCGAAGGCATGGCCCAGCGCGTCGTTGACCTCCTTGAAATGATCCAGGTCGACGAAAATGACCGCCAGCCGGGTCTGGTTTCGATGAGCGTGGCGTATCGCCAGTTCCAGGCGATCTTCCAACAGGCGACGGTTGGGCAGCCCGGTGAGGGCATCATAATAGGCCAGCTTGCGGATACGCTCTTCGTTCTCGCGCAGGTGCGTGATGTCACTGAACAGCGCCGCGTAATGGGTCACCGCACCGCTTTCATCGCTGATCGCAGTGATCGTCAACAGCTCCAGGAAGAGTTCGCCGCTCTTGCGCCGGTTCCAGATCTCGCCACGCCAGTAGCCGCTGCGCTTCAGGCTATCCCACATCTGGCGATAGAAAGCGGCATCGTGACGCCCCGACGAGAGAATCTCGGGCGTCTTGCCGATCACCTCTTCCGCGGTATACCCGGTCATATGGGTGAAGGCACGATTGACGAACTCGATGCGGTTACTGGGATCGGTGATGATGATGCCATCCAGCGATGCATCGATGATCCGCTCGGCCAACTGCAGGTTCTCTCGCGACTGGGCGAGAGCGCGATCGCGCTGCTCCAGGGCATTGCGCAGATCCTGCATGTAAAGATGCTCGGCCCCGGCCAGCATGTCGCGAAAACCCAGCAACCCGATCACCTCATCGACCTCATCTAGCACCGCCAGATGGCGCACACGGTGATTCATCAGCAGGTCCCGCGCGGCAATCAGGGTGTCATTCTGATGCACCGTCAGCAGAGGACGACTGGCCAGTCCCTCGATGGGCATATTGCCAGGGTGTCGCGCCACGAAACGAACCAGATCGCGCTCGGTCAGGATGCCCAGCTCACCATCGGCACACTTGACCACCACGGCATCGCATTCCGACAGCCGCATCGAGCGCGCGGCCTGCGCCAGCAATTGCGTTCCCTCCAGCACCAAGGCTCGCTGACGCATGGCAGCCTGCACCTCGCGCAGCCGAAGGTAGGGTTCGAGCCCCTGGTTCAAGGCGACGTCGGTCTGCGACAAAATACCAACCGGCGTGCCGCCATCGTCGACGACGAGGAAATGCCGGCGCCGCTCGGCGCCGAAGCGCAGCGCCGCCTCGCTGATGGTAGTGGTGCGGTGCAGACTGGCGACCGGCTGGCTCATGGCCTGGGAGATTGGCAGACGCCCAGCATCGGGGTCGGAGAAATTGACGGCAAGTGCATCGCGCTCGGTCCATATCCCCAGCGGTTGCCCCGCTTTGACCACGATGACCGAACTGCATTGGCGCGCCGCCATGCGCTCAGCGGCCATCCATAGTGGCGTATCGGGCTCACATGTCAGCAGCCCAGTCTGCATGATGCGTTCGATAGGTAGCTCTTGGCTCATGGCGCCTCGCTGGCTGGACACGGCTGCTTGAGCCTCGGATGCACCGAGCCCAAGAGCAACCCGCTTGCCTCCTTGCCCCGCTCAAGCTCCTTGCCCGTTCAGGATCGAACTCTCGAAATGTAGCCAATCCGTAACCGCATTTTATCCTCTTGATCTAACTTTGCATCAACGTGAGGGAAAAAAAGATAGGCGGGAGACTAAAGATATCGAAACGTCGGCCGATAGCCTTCGTGGGAGAGGCTGTCCGGCTGACAGCCTTGGGGAGGATGCTGGGTACCAATAAGGAAAACGCACTATGTCTTCGCCACTGACAGATGCCACCAATACCTTGAGCACATCGGCGTTGCACGACCTGACGCCGCGTCAGCGCAAGGAAGCCGTGCTTTCCTCGCTGCCTACCGCCGGCAGCATGCTGGCCCAGGCCACGAGCCATGGTCAGTCACCAAGCCAGGCCGACCTGGTAGAGCCGATACAGAGAATCAATGAAGTCTTGCGCCAGTATGGTGTGGAATTCGAACTCAACGACCCATCCCGGATCGTTACTCGCATCGTGGATCGGGAAACGGGCGACGTACTGCGCCAGATTCCCGCCGAGGAAGTGCTCGCCATCGCGGAGAGGCTGAATGAACTGCAAGGCAGCTTGATCAGCCTGAAGGTGTGATGATCAGACCTGCATGTTCATGACATCTCGATAGGCGCTTACCAGGCGATTCCTGACTTGCAAACCCATCTGGAACGCCACGCTGGCCTTCTGCATGTCGACCATGACGTCGTTGAGTTCGACATTGGGATCACCCGCCTGGAAGGCCATGGACTTGGCTGCGGATGCCTGCTGCAGGCGATTGATACGCTGTATCGAGGCCTGTAGCTCGCCGGCGAAGCCGCCTTGCCCCACCTGCGTGGAAACCTGCTGCCCCTTGCCGACCTGACTGCCCGCCTGGGCAGCCAGGGTCTGCATCTGTGCCAGTGCCGACTGGATGGCGGGTGAACTCATGATTCGTGCCCCTTTGGCGACTTCGTTTTACATACTTCATTATGCGTATGGCTCGCCGCATGAGGCCCGACAAAGCGGGGCTCCGGCGAATGTAGAGCAAGGCTAACAGCTTACACGCACTTACCAAACCACCAAATGGAAGGTAAAAGCAGGGCTTTTCCCGCCTTTGGACTGGATGGCGGCTCGCATAATAGCGTTCATCACAGTTGCGCCCCCTGCGGGCAGCCAGAACGCGGTGAACGGATGCAGTCGATGCCATCTTCCAGCAACATCTTCCATGCGGCCAGCGGCGCCCTCCTGCGGGGGGACGCATGAGCAACGGCGCCACGACGCAGGAGCGTCAGGACTCCACCAACAGCGCGTCTTCCGCGGCCCTGTTCGAGCGACTCCAGCAGCAGCTCCGCGGCAACCCGCTGATCGCCATTCTGATCGGTGGCGCCGCCATGATCGCGATCGTGGTGGCCTTGCTGATGTGGGCGCGTGCCCCCGAGTACCGCGTCCTTTACAGCAACCTCACCGAAGCCGACGGCGGTCGCATCATCAGCGAACTGGAGAGCCGGGGCGTGCCCTACCGCTTCAGCGAGGGCGGTACCGCACTACTGGTACCAGGCGATGCCGTGCATAGCCTGCGCCTGCAATTGGCCGAGCAGGGCCTGCCGCGCGGCGGCAACGTCGGCTTCGAGGTAATGGATAACCAAGCCTTCGGCGTCAGCCAGTTCGCCGAGCAGGTCAACTTCCAGCGCGGCCTCGAAGGAGAGCTGTCACGCTCCATCGAATCCCTGGGCCCGGTATCACGCGCCCGG
It encodes:
- a CDS encoding flagellar protein FlaG, yielding MSSPLTDATNTLSTSALHDLTPRQRKEAVLSSLPTAGSMLAQATSHGQSPSQADLVEPIQRINEVLRQYGVEFELNDPSRIVTRIVDRETGDVLRQIPAEEVLAIAERLNELQGSLISLKV
- a CDS encoding EAL domain-containing protein, producing MSQELPIERIMQTGLLTCEPDTPLWMAAERMAARQCSSVIVVKAGQPLGIWTERDALAVNFSDPDAGRLPISQAMSQPVASLHRTTTISEAALRFGAERRRHFLVVDDGGTPVGILSQTDVALNQGLEPYLRLREVQAAMRQRALVLEGTQLLAQAARSMRLSECDAVVVKCADGELGILTERDLVRFVARHPGNMPIEGLASRPLLTVHQNDTLIAARDLLMNHRVRHLAVLDEVDEVIGLLGFRDMLAGAEHLYMQDLRNALEQRDRALAQSRENLQLAERIIDASLDGIIITDPSNRIEFVNRAFTHMTGYTAEEVIGKTPEILSSGRHDAAFYRQMWDSLKRSGYWRGEIWNRRKSGELFLELLTITAISDESGAVTHYAALFSDITHLRENEERIRKLAYYDALTGLPNRRLLEDRLELAIRHAHRNQTRLAVIFVDLDHFKEVNDALGHAFGDELLVMMAERLQLRLREDDTLARLGGDEFLVLLPDLEEVDEITRIARRLVEAVREPCVIEGQEFRLGCSLGISLYPDDASTAESLVHNADVAMYRAKQEGRNGYRLYRNEMNLQEDRQRALETALRDAFISGEGLQLHYQPVFEREGERLYGAEALLRWHHPLLGSVPPADVVTLAERAGLLPQLDEFILEQICGQLAAWGAVGAGPVPISINLSARQFWQHDLPVRVATKLKEHKLQPGLLGFEISERTLLDKPHQAAVVLKRLRRLGGLVAINDFGTGYASLGYLQELPVSMLKIDRRFVQRLDSGQRGSAAIVAAVAGMAREMELRLAAVGVETEAQREILARHGVELIQGYLTGQPVPADVFASRYLDSRSDVTPQDA
- the fliE gene encoding flagellar hook-basal body complex protein FliE, yielding MSSPAIQSALAQMQTLAAQAGSQVGKGQQVSTQVGQGGFAGELQASIQRINRLQQASAAKSMAFQAGDPNVELNDVMVDMQKASVAFQMGLQVRNRLVSAYRDVMNMQV